One region of Microbacterium sp. M28 genomic DNA includes:
- a CDS encoding YgaC family protein — MSERPEPGTEMIFQWRKWDGSPHWRHECVYLGADAWGDWIGQPIGFHSSRPGAAFDADVPNVTLIPAVDHVGQRNKVTLQAGSADYALTVNRDHPRDLRIYIDIAWDVRWYGPLLASAIDMDLDVIRRTDEQGTYVDDRDEWAEHSARFGYPADVMAHLEALTFDLEDRVRRQEAPFDDATADAWLDRLVALGLDR, encoded by the coding sequence GCCCCGAACCCGGCACCGAGATGATCTTCCAGTGGCGCAAGTGGGACGGTTCGCCGCACTGGCGGCACGAGTGCGTCTACCTCGGAGCGGATGCCTGGGGCGACTGGATCGGCCAGCCCATCGGGTTCCACAGCTCGCGCCCTGGCGCGGCTTTCGACGCGGACGTGCCGAACGTCACCCTGATCCCGGCGGTCGACCATGTGGGTCAGCGCAACAAGGTCACGCTGCAGGCCGGTTCCGCGGACTACGCGCTCACGGTGAACCGCGACCACCCGCGCGATCTGCGCATCTACATCGACATCGCCTGGGATGTCCGCTGGTACGGCCCGCTGCTCGCCTCCGCGATCGACATGGACCTCGACGTGATCCGGCGCACCGACGAGCAGGGCACGTATGTCGACGACCGCGACGAGTGGGCCGAGCACAGCGCGCGGTTCGGATATCCCGCGGACGTCATGGCGCATCTGGAGGCGCTGACCTTCGATCTCGAGGATCGCGTGCGCCGGCAGGAGGCGCCGTTCGACGACGCGACGGCGGACGCCTGGCTCGACCGCCTCGTCGCCCTCGGTCTCGACCGCTGA
- a CDS encoding class I SAM-dependent methyltransferase → MTEPNRADLGKDPSRVSGMFDQVAAGYDRTNVVMTFGNDALWRAASTRAVGPKPGERILDLGAGTASSSASLARSGADVVAADFSPGMLAEGRRRHGHLPNLSFVEADATDLPFEDAEFDAVTMSYSLRNVQDPKKALRELHRVTKPGGRLLINEFSTPPNPLFRVLYRFYNAQILPRVARLAGTNSEAYDYLNESIRDWPDQKALAAWIREAGWIDVAHRDLSLGIVALHRATKPAAPAAKSRRRRATTAAPAAGSTSGSTSESASS, encoded by the coding sequence GTGACTGAGCCCAACCGCGCCGACCTCGGCAAGGACCCGTCCCGCGTCAGCGGCATGTTCGATCAGGTCGCGGCCGGGTACGACCGCACGAACGTCGTCATGACGTTCGGCAATGATGCACTGTGGCGCGCTGCGTCCACGCGTGCGGTCGGGCCGAAGCCGGGCGAGCGCATCCTCGACCTCGGTGCGGGGACGGCGTCCTCGTCGGCATCTCTCGCCCGCAGCGGAGCCGACGTCGTCGCGGCCGACTTCTCGCCCGGGATGCTCGCCGAGGGGCGTCGGCGCCACGGGCACCTGCCGAATCTGTCGTTCGTCGAGGCCGACGCCACGGACCTGCCGTTCGAGGATGCCGAGTTCGACGCCGTCACGATGTCCTACAGTCTGCGCAACGTGCAGGATCCGAAGAAGGCGCTGCGCGAGCTCCACCGGGTGACCAAACCCGGTGGGCGACTGCTCATCAACGAATTCTCGACGCCGCCGAACCCGCTGTTCCGCGTGCTGTACCGCTTCTACAACGCGCAGATCCTTCCTCGTGTCGCCCGCCTGGCGGGGACGAACAGCGAGGCGTACGACTACCTGAACGAGTCGATCCGCGACTGGCCCGACCAGAAGGCGCTCGCCGCGTGGATCCGCGAGGCGGGCTGGATCGACGTCGCCCACCGCGATCTCAGCCTCGGCATCGTCGCGCTGCACCGCGCGACCAAGCCCGCCGCCCCTGCAGCGAAGAGCCGCCGACGGCGCGCGACCACGGCCGCACCGGCCGCCGGATCCACCTCCGGATCCACCTCCGAATCCGCGTCCTCCTGA
- a CDS encoding polyprenyl synthetase family protein has protein sequence MTSSPIAPGSRLASRLGFSDRVFIGPAARRVAREIEDGLELVEEGLAVDLRVADSVADAASRYLLEAGGKRVRPVLTLLTAQLGDGNTTAVIDIAKALEMTHLGSLYHDDVMDGADRRRGVPAAHAVWGNSVAILTGDILFSRASQLMSRYGDRAIRLQADTFERLVLGQLHETVGAQPGDDPIEFYIQVLADKTGSLIAAATQAGALFSNAPEEYHEPLRVYGEKVGVAFQLIDDVIDLSAKPEDTGKVPGTDLRAGVPTMPYLLLKAREDAEAQALAARIDDGVARIAEGVDPGILDEPLAELRDHPVTQQTLELARAWTSDAVAVLAPLPKGTVREALTRFAETLADRSS, from the coding sequence GTGACTTCGAGCCCCATCGCTCCGGGTTCGCGCCTGGCGAGCCGACTCGGCTTCAGCGACCGCGTCTTCATCGGCCCTGCGGCCCGGCGCGTCGCGCGGGAGATCGAAGACGGCCTCGAACTGGTCGAAGAGGGCCTCGCCGTCGACCTCCGCGTCGCGGACTCCGTGGCGGATGCCGCGAGCCGCTACCTCCTCGAAGCGGGCGGCAAGCGCGTTCGTCCGGTGCTGACGCTGTTGACCGCGCAGCTCGGCGACGGCAACACCACGGCCGTCATCGACATCGCCAAAGCGCTGGAGATGACGCACCTCGGCTCGCTCTATCACGACGACGTCATGGACGGCGCCGACCGCCGCCGCGGCGTCCCCGCCGCGCATGCGGTGTGGGGCAACAGCGTCGCGATCCTCACCGGCGACATCCTCTTCTCCCGGGCCAGCCAGCTCATGTCGCGCTATGGCGATCGTGCCATCCGTCTGCAGGCCGACACGTTCGAGCGCCTGGTCCTCGGACAGCTGCACGAGACCGTCGGCGCGCAGCCGGGCGACGACCCGATCGAGTTCTACATCCAGGTGCTCGCTGACAAGACCGGTTCGCTGATCGCGGCCGCGACCCAGGCCGGTGCGCTGTTCTCGAACGCGCCGGAGGAGTACCACGAGCCGTTGCGGGTGTACGGCGAGAAGGTCGGCGTCGCCTTCCAGCTCATCGACGACGTGATCGATCTGTCGGCCAAGCCGGAGGACACCGGCAAGGTACCGGGTACCGACCTCCGCGCCGGAGTCCCGACGATGCCCTACCTCCTCCTGAAGGCACGCGAGGACGCCGAGGCGCAGGCTCTCGCGGCCCGCATCGACGACGGCGTCGCCCGCATCGCGGAAGGCGTCGACCCCGGCATCCTCGATGAGCCCCTGGCCGAACTGCGCGACCACCCCGTGACGCAGCAGACTCTCGAACTCGCCCGTGCGTGGACGAGCGACGCGGTCGCCGTGCTCGCTCCGCTCCCGAAGGGCACCGTGCGCGAGGCGCTGACGCGTTTCGCCGAAACCCTCGCCGACCGCAGCAGCTGA
- a CDS encoding FAD-dependent oxidoreductase yields MTKLRLAIVGAGPAGIYAADILLKTERSFDVSIDLFEQLPAPYGLVRYGVAPDHPRIKGVIGALRDVLDRGDIRVFGNVRFGEDITLADLKKHYNAVIFATGAIRDTSLDIPGVDATGSFGAADFVSWFDGHPDVPREWTLDAESVAVLGNGNVALDVARILAKHAEDLLPTEIPDNVHAGLEASKVTDVHVFGRRGPAQVKFTPLELRELGELRDVDMVVYDEDFDYDEASKAAVESNKQVKVIDRVLQQWRTRPGANNAGGEASRRLHLHFWARPVEIRKDADGRVSAIVYERTQPDGSGGVQGTGEMREIAIGQLYRAIGYFGSPLKDVPFDKKHGVIPNHEGQVLAKDSNERVPGVYATGWIKRGPVGLIGHTKSDAMETVQHLVNDQGSWWQPEDPSEDAIPALLASRNVAWTDLDGWHRLDQHEIALGAPHGRARIKVVDRDEMVQISRD; encoded by the coding sequence ATGACCAAGCTCAGGCTGGCCATCGTCGGGGCAGGCCCCGCAGGCATCTACGCCGCGGACATCCTGCTGAAGACCGAGCGGTCCTTCGACGTGTCGATCGATCTGTTCGAACAGCTCCCCGCGCCGTACGGTCTCGTCCGCTACGGCGTCGCACCGGATCACCCACGCATCAAGGGTGTCATCGGTGCCCTGCGCGACGTGCTCGATCGCGGCGATATCCGGGTCTTCGGCAACGTCCGCTTCGGCGAGGACATCACGCTCGCCGACCTCAAGAAGCACTACAACGCGGTGATCTTCGCCACTGGCGCGATCCGCGACACGAGCCTGGACATCCCCGGCGTCGACGCCACGGGCTCCTTCGGGGCCGCCGACTTCGTGAGCTGGTTCGACGGGCACCCCGACGTCCCGCGCGAGTGGACACTGGATGCCGAATCCGTCGCTGTCCTCGGCAACGGCAACGTCGCGCTCGACGTGGCGCGCATCCTCGCCAAGCACGCCGAGGACCTGCTGCCCACCGAGATCCCCGACAACGTGCACGCCGGTCTCGAGGCGTCCAAGGTCACAGACGTCCACGTCTTCGGCCGTCGCGGTCCCGCACAGGTCAAGTTCACGCCGCTCGAGCTGCGCGAACTGGGCGAGCTGCGCGACGTCGACATGGTCGTGTACGACGAGGACTTCGACTACGACGAGGCATCCAAGGCCGCGGTCGAGAGCAATAAGCAGGTCAAGGTCATCGATCGCGTCCTGCAGCAGTGGCGCACCCGGCCGGGGGCGAACAACGCCGGCGGCGAGGCATCCCGCCGGTTGCACCTGCACTTCTGGGCGCGTCCGGTGGAGATCAGGAAGGATGCCGATGGCCGCGTCTCCGCGATCGTCTACGAGCGCACCCAGCCGGACGGCTCCGGCGGTGTGCAGGGCACGGGTGAGATGCGCGAGATCGCGATCGGCCAGCTGTACCGCGCCATCGGCTACTTCGGCTCGCCCCTGAAGGACGTGCCGTTCGACAAGAAGCACGGCGTGATCCCCAACCACGAGGGCCAGGTGCTCGCGAAGGATTCGAACGAGCGCGTTCCCGGCGTCTACGCCACCGGATGGATCAAGCGCGGCCCCGTCGGCCTGATCGGTCACACGAAGTCCGACGCCATGGAGACCGTCCAGCACCTCGTGAACGACCAGGGGTCGTGGTGGCAGCCGGAGGACCCGTCCGAGGACGCCATCCCGGCTCTGCTCGCCTCGCGGAACGTCGCATGGACGGACCTCGACGGCTGGCACCGCCTCGACCAGCACGAGATCGCGCTGGGTGCCCCGCACGGCCGCGCCCGCATCAAGGTCGTCGATCGCGACGAGATGGTGCAGATCTCCCGCGACTGA
- a CDS encoding alpha/beta hydrolase, with the protein MTAWTPDILGDEFEQLTLPLGSDAEGDVVATLVRALPTPPQPEPTGWDRLVQRLRGRPVPVPTRDLADVDVLYIHGWSDYFFQKRLARFWAGRGARFFALDLRKYGRSLREGQTPGYIADLTAYDEDIAAALDAIRDGAASGRRLVLLGHSTGGLILSLWATRHPGRAAAVILNAPWLEFQLGPVRQAIAPMVGWGARVRPLDAVPQVDLGFYTRAQAEAADPDDPVEVNLAWRPEYSMPVHTGWLHAILAGHAKVAAGLAIDAPVCVLLSARTAVPTRWSEELTHADSVLVVDDIARAALKLGPSVTVERIDGALHDVFLSRHDAREDAYRRLDRWVTGWAASARGSRG; encoded by the coding sequence ATGACTGCGTGGACGCCCGACATCCTCGGCGACGAGTTCGAGCAGCTGACTCTGCCGCTCGGGTCGGATGCCGAGGGCGACGTCGTGGCAACCCTGGTGCGCGCGCTGCCGACGCCGCCGCAACCGGAGCCCACCGGCTGGGACCGGCTCGTGCAGCGGCTGCGCGGCAGGCCCGTGCCCGTGCCGACCAGGGATCTGGCCGACGTCGACGTGCTGTACATCCACGGCTGGTCCGACTACTTCTTCCAGAAGCGCCTGGCACGGTTCTGGGCCGGCCGCGGAGCTCGGTTCTTCGCCCTGGATCTGCGCAAGTACGGTCGGAGCCTGCGCGAAGGCCAGACTCCCGGGTACATCGCGGATCTCACGGCCTACGACGAGGACATCGCGGCCGCGCTGGATGCGATCAGGGATGGCGCGGCATCCGGGCGTCGTCTCGTGCTGCTCGGGCATTCCACCGGCGGGTTGATCCTGAGCCTGTGGGCCACGCGCCACCCGGGAAGGGCCGCTGCGGTGATCCTCAACGCGCCGTGGCTGGAGTTCCAACTCGGTCCGGTCCGCCAGGCGATCGCGCCGATGGTCGGGTGGGGTGCCAGGGTACGACCGCTGGATGCCGTGCCGCAGGTGGACCTCGGCTTCTACACGCGTGCGCAGGCCGAGGCGGCGGACCCCGATGATCCGGTCGAGGTGAATCTCGCCTGGCGGCCCGAGTACTCGATGCCGGTGCACACCGGCTGGCTGCATGCGATCCTCGCCGGTCACGCGAAAGTGGCTGCCGGCCTCGCGATCGATGCCCCGGTGTGCGTGCTGCTGTCGGCCAGGACGGCGGTGCCGACCCGCTGGTCCGAGGAGCTGACCCACGCCGACAGCGTCCTCGTGGTCGATGACATCGCGAGGGCCGCGCTCAAGCTCGGACCGTCCGTGACGGTCGAACGCATCGACGGTGCTCTGCATGACGTGTTCCTGTCGCGCCACGACGCGCGCGAGGACGCCTACCGCCGGCTGGACCGCTGGGTCACGGGGTGGGCGGCGTCAGCCCGTGGATCGCGCGGCTGA
- a CDS encoding GntR family transcriptional regulator, with protein sequence MIGEARRIGRTKRLLAEEVFQQLGAAIVTGELAPRERIRDAELALQMHVSRMPIREALQRLERIGLVRMYPSRYTEVTPLTDQIVADSREFAGFQAGFVARLAAERMTEHERDVASTLIDELDATIDDPTAYSLARKALFGRLSEFARNALQHSLLREASMALARNLHHLAPDDRAATLGLHAELREALRTGDPDAAEQVSRAIHGLTPPTP encoded by the coding sequence ATGATTGGGGAAGCACGACGGATCGGACGCACGAAGCGGCTGCTGGCGGAAGAGGTGTTCCAACAGCTCGGCGCGGCCATCGTCACAGGGGAACTCGCACCGCGCGAACGCATCAGGGACGCGGAGCTCGCCCTGCAGATGCATGTCTCGCGCATGCCGATCCGAGAGGCGCTGCAGCGTCTCGAACGCATCGGACTGGTCCGGATGTACCCGAGCAGGTACACCGAGGTGACTCCCCTCACCGATCAGATCGTCGCCGACTCCCGCGAGTTCGCCGGCTTCCAGGCGGGCTTCGTCGCGCGTCTCGCCGCGGAGCGGATGACCGAGCACGAGCGCGACGTGGCGTCGACCCTCATCGACGAGCTGGACGCCACGATCGACGACCCGACCGCCTATTCACTCGCGCGCAAGGCGCTGTTCGGCCGGCTCTCGGAGTTCGCGCGCAATGCGTTGCAGCACAGCCTGCTGCGTGAGGCGAGCATGGCACTGGCACGCAACCTGCACCACCTCGCTCCGGACGACCGCGCTGCCACGCTGGGACTTCACGCCGAGCTCCGCGAGGCATTGCGCACCGGCGACCCGGATGCTGCTGAGCAGGTCAGCCGCGCGATCCACGGGCTGACGCCGCCCACCCCGTGA
- a CDS encoding YajQ family cyclic di-GMP-binding protein: protein MADSSFDIVSKVDHQEAENALNQARKEVEQRYDFKGTDASIAWSGEQILIKANSEERAKAVLDVFQSKLIKRGISLKSLDAGEPFASGKEYRIVSSLKDGISSENAKKISKIIRDEGPKGVKSQIQGDELRVQSKSRDDLQSVIALLKGSDLDVDLQFINYR, encoded by the coding sequence ATGGCTGACAGCTCCTTTGACATCGTCTCCAAGGTCGACCACCAGGAGGCCGAGAACGCCCTCAACCAGGCCCGCAAGGAGGTCGAGCAGCGCTACGACTTCAAGGGCACCGACGCCTCGATCGCGTGGAGCGGCGAGCAGATCCTCATCAAGGCCAACTCCGAGGAGCGCGCGAAGGCCGTCCTGGACGTGTTCCAGTCCAAGCTCATCAAGCGGGGCATCTCGCTGAAGAGCCTCGACGCCGGCGAGCCGTTCGCGAGCGGCAAGGAGTACCGCATCGTCTCCTCTCTGAAGGACGGAATCTCCTCCGAGAACGCGAAGAAGATCAGCAAGATCATCCGCGATGAGGGCCCCAAGGGCGTGAAGAGCCAGATCCAGGGCGACGAGCTGCGCGTGCAGTCCAAGAGCCGTGACGATCTGCAGTCCGTGATCGCATTGCTCAAGGGCTCCGACCTCGACGTCGACCTGCAGTTCATCAACTACCGCTGA
- a CDS encoding maltose ABC transporter substrate-binding protein codes for MKVNKRGIVAAGVIAMVSTLTLAGCASGGTPEEGAGEESTGTLTVWVDAERVDALAGAAEAYEEKTGVKVEIVSKDVDTIKDDFIQQVPTGKGPDITMGAHDWLGELSTNGVVAPLELGDSTEDYLPVALQASTYEGTAYMLPYAVENIAILRNTALVPEPATSWDDMIAKGAFVVEQGAEGNPYHLYPFQTAFGAPVFGTDDTGSYDPADLQLGSEGGFAFASWLGAQGAAGNFNTDIDGEIAKQQFLDGTAAFWLTGPWNVGAAVDGGIDVAIDPIPSPTAEVASPFAGVKGFFVSSESKNKVAANDFLVNYIGTEDVQLELFETGNILPALTAAADAAASDPIIAGFQAVGEEAVPMPAIPAMGSVWEYWGVAEAAIINGEDPTATWQKLVDDVTAAIK; via the coding sequence ATGAAGGTGAACAAGAGGGGCATCGTCGCCGCAGGCGTCATCGCTATGGTTTCCACGCTGACGCTGGCCGGTTGCGCGAGCGGCGGCACACCGGAAGAGGGCGCCGGCGAAGAGAGCACCGGAACTCTGACGGTCTGGGTGGATGCCGAGCGCGTCGACGCGCTGGCCGGAGCCGCCGAGGCGTACGAGGAGAAGACCGGCGTCAAGGTCGAGATCGTCTCCAAGGACGTCGACACCATCAAGGACGACTTCATCCAGCAGGTCCCGACCGGCAAGGGTCCCGACATCACCATGGGCGCGCACGACTGGCTCGGCGAGCTCTCCACCAATGGTGTGGTCGCGCCCCTCGAGCTCGGCGATTCCACGGAGGACTACCTCCCCGTCGCACTCCAGGCCTCCACCTACGAGGGCACCGCGTACATGCTCCCGTACGCGGTCGAGAACATCGCGATCCTGCGCAACACGGCGCTCGTCCCCGAGCCGGCCACCAGCTGGGACGACATGATCGCCAAGGGCGCCTTCGTCGTCGAGCAGGGTGCCGAGGGCAACCCCTACCACCTGTACCCGTTCCAGACCGCGTTCGGCGCTCCGGTGTTCGGCACCGACGACACCGGCAGCTACGACCCGGCCGACCTGCAGCTCGGCAGCGAGGGCGGCTTCGCGTTCGCCTCGTGGCTCGGCGCGCAGGGTGCGGCAGGCAACTTCAACACGGACATCGACGGCGAGATCGCCAAGCAGCAGTTCCTCGACGGCACGGCCGCGTTCTGGCTGACCGGTCCGTGGAACGTCGGCGCGGCCGTCGACGGTGGCATCGATGTCGCGATCGACCCGATCCCCAGCCCGACCGCCGAGGTGGCGTCGCCGTTCGCCGGTGTGAAGGGCTTCTTCGTCAGTTCCGAGTCGAAGAACAAGGTCGCCGCGAACGACTTCCTGGTCAACTACATCGGCACGGAGGACGTCCAGCTCGAGCTGTTCGAGACCGGCAACATCCTGCCGGCTCTGACGGCGGCAGCGGATGCCGCGGCATCCGACCCGATCATCGCCGGCTTCCAGGCCGTCGGCGAAGAGGCCGTCCCGATGCCCGCCATCCCCGCCATGGGCTCGGTGTGGGAGTACTGGGGTGTCGCCGAGGCCGCGATCATCAACGGCGAGGACCCGACCGCGACGTGGCAGAAGCTCGTCGACGACGTCACCGCCGCCATCAAGTAA
- a CDS encoding ABC transporter permease subunit, protein MTDTVETDESTAPPTKRQRQAAQIADAASGHLGWMLLKILLLAIVDAVALYAVFVLFTHQEWLVLGIVVAVTVLVNYIYFSRKRIPAKYLTPGIIFLVVFQVFTLLYTGYIGFTNYGTGHNGSKDQAISSLLASAQERVEDSPTYPVTVVEQFGTLGLLVTDPESGEASVGTEEQPLQEVDATMEGAKAVGVDGWTTLTFADVLSRSEQIEQLSVPYSEDPNDGAIRTPDGQSGYLYISTLEYDDAADAIVDTQSGEVYSDIGTGAFTAQDGTELLPGWQITVGFDNFVRAVTDENIRGPLISVTIWTFAFALISVATTFFLGLLLALVFNNTRMRFRNGYRIILILPYAFPAFLSALVWAGMMNESFGFINQVLLGGAEIPWLTDPTLAKVSVLLVNLWLGFPYMFLVCMGALQGIPEDVNEAAVMDGANPWQIFRRIKLPLLLVTVAPLLISSFAFNFNNFNLIYMLTNGGPRFSDVSIPVGHTDILISMVYKVAFTGQTRDYGLASAFTILIFIVVATISIVSFRKTKALEELN, encoded by the coding sequence ATGACTGACACCGTCGAGACAGACGAGTCCACCGCGCCGCCCACCAAGCGTCAGCGTCAGGCCGCGCAGATCGCCGATGCCGCATCCGGCCACCTCGGCTGGATGCTGCTGAAGATCTTGCTGCTCGCGATCGTCGACGCCGTCGCGCTGTACGCGGTGTTCGTGCTCTTCACGCATCAGGAGTGGCTGGTGCTCGGCATCGTCGTGGCCGTCACGGTGCTGGTCAACTACATCTACTTCTCGCGCAAGCGCATCCCGGCGAAGTACCTCACCCCGGGGATCATCTTCCTCGTCGTGTTCCAGGTCTTCACGCTGCTGTACACCGGGTACATCGGCTTCACGAACTACGGCACCGGGCACAACGGCAGCAAGGATCAGGCGATCTCGTCCCTGCTGGCCTCGGCGCAGGAGCGCGTCGAGGACTCGCCGACCTACCCTGTCACGGTCGTCGAGCAGTTCGGCACGCTCGGCCTGCTGGTCACCGACCCCGAGTCGGGCGAGGCATCGGTCGGCACGGAGGAGCAGCCCCTGCAGGAGGTCGACGCGACCATGGAGGGCGCCAAGGCCGTCGGCGTCGACGGCTGGACCACGCTGACGTTCGCGGATGTACTCTCGCGCTCCGAGCAGATCGAGCAGCTCTCCGTGCCGTACAGCGAGGACCCCAACGACGGTGCGATCCGCACGCCGGACGGGCAGAGCGGCTACCTGTACATCTCCACGCTCGAGTACGACGATGCCGCCGACGCGATCGTCGACACGCAGTCCGGCGAGGTCTACTCCGACATCGGCACCGGTGCGTTCACGGCCCAGGACGGCACCGAGCTGCTGCCCGGTTGGCAGATCACCGTCGGCTTCGACAACTTCGTCCGCGCCGTCACCGACGAGAACATCCGCGGTCCGCTGATCTCCGTCACGATCTGGACGTTCGCGTTCGCGCTGATCTCGGTCGCGACGACCTTCTTCCTCGGTCTGCTGCTCGCGCTGGTGTTCAACAACACCAGGATGCGGTTCCGCAACGGCTACCGGATCATTCTGATCCTCCCGTACGCGTTCCCGGCCTTCCTGTCGGCGCTGGTCTGGGCCGGAATGATGAACGAGAGCTTCGGGTTCATCAACCAGGTCCTGCTCGGCGGCGCGGAGATCCCGTGGCTGACGGATCCGACTCTGGCGAAGGTGTCGGTGCTGCTGGTCAACCTCTGGCTCGGCTTCCCCTACATGTTCCTGGTGTGCATGGGCGCGCTGCAGGGCATCCCGGAGGACGTGAACGAGGCGGCCGTGATGGACGGCGCCAACCCGTGGCAGATCTTCCGGCGCATCAAGCTGCCGTTGCTGCTCGTAACGGTCGCACCGCTGCTGATCTCGTCGTTCGCGTTCAACTTCAACAACTTCAACCTCATCTACATGCTCACGAACGGCGGGCCGCGCTTCAGCGACGTGTCGATCCCCGTCGGGCACACCGACATCCTGATCTCGATGGTCTACAAGGTCGCCTTCACCGGACAGACGCGCGACTACGGTCTCGCGTCGGCCTTCACC